Proteins from one Enterobacter bugandensis genomic window:
- a CDS encoding serine O-acetyltransferase, producing MFELVKEDVRRYYKLSGRNKSKVSLLGIISAFIGMKMTPVILYRMSHFCYKKRIPVLGKIFSLINFIVFGVEIASNCEIGGGFFIPHSQGIVIGASKIGVNATIYQQVTLGAKNIDIPFNHANRPVLGDNVVIASGAKVLGGIRIGDNVIVAANAVVMHSCDDNVLLVGIPAIVKKSI from the coding sequence ATGTTTGAGTTAGTTAAGGAAGATGTACGGAGATATTACAAACTGAGTGGGCGTAATAAATCAAAAGTTTCTCTTTTAGGTATAATTTCAGCTTTTATCGGAATGAAAATGACTCCAGTTATTTTATACCGCATGAGTCATTTTTGCTATAAGAAAAGAATCCCTGTTTTAGGAAAGATTTTTTCGCTAATAAATTTTATTGTTTTTGGGGTTGAAATTGCGTCAAACTGCGAAATAGGTGGTGGTTTTTTTATACCACACTCGCAGGGTATTGTTATTGGCGCATCTAAAATTGGTGTTAACGCAACAATATACCAGCAAGTTACGCTGGGTGCGAAAAATATCGATATTCCATTCAATCACGCTAATCGCCCTGTTTTAGGTGATAATGTAGTAATTGCATCTGGGGCTAAGGTTCTTGGTGGTATTCGAATTGGTGACAATGTTATTGTCGCGGCTAACGCTGTTGTAATGCATTCCTGTGATGACAATGTGCTACTTGTAGGCATTCCGGCCATTGTGAAGAAGAGTATTTAA
- a CDS encoding O-antigen polymerase: protein MSIFLLSPGFVYASIWLFTIFLYSLGLTTNISPLSSEMMVFLSINVVLGLIFSLPFITPGSINHVRLKDIMPSWRATKIWLIIWCFAIIPDVVVAGGIPMIMQFRGGYNYTEFGIPTYHGIVNMLFLFVFPSLYYHFLLSKRKSILLVILLMSIWEMLVFRRGILMSGLVEIFFLFFIYKKFTKKMFVYTVLSVVTIVLLFGAVGDIRGAENPYQYLLSPQGQFLSSLPSGFTWFYVYVTAGLANLAYNFADIVPVYDFTSFQDLFPSVIRNLIYSDLGFHDTMALVDDNANVSTMFEKLMPDLGIAGSLIVVTCLLLLFSIAYKNLLKSYRFSLFPYAIAMQCAIFSGFYNLFFIQTYFLLFIVTLVLVRIKIFTGSHPNV, encoded by the coding sequence ATGAGTATTTTTTTATTGTCCCCAGGGTTTGTATATGCTTCAATTTGGTTGTTTACAATTTTCTTATATTCGCTTGGATTGACGACTAATATTAGCCCTCTCTCAAGTGAGATGATGGTGTTTTTGTCAATCAATGTTGTTCTGGGGTTGATTTTTTCACTTCCATTTATCACTCCTGGCAGTATTAATCATGTTCGTCTTAAAGATATTATGCCATCCTGGCGAGCGACTAAAATATGGCTCATCATTTGGTGCTTTGCAATAATACCTGATGTGGTTGTTGCTGGTGGGATCCCAATGATTATGCAATTTAGGGGCGGCTATAACTATACCGAGTTCGGCATACCAACATATCATGGGATAGTTAATATGCTATTCCTTTTTGTTTTTCCGTCACTATATTATCATTTTCTTTTATCAAAACGGAAAAGTATACTTCTGGTAATTCTGTTAATGAGCATCTGGGAAATGCTGGTCTTCAGACGTGGTATTCTGATGTCTGGTCTCGTAGAAATATTCTTTTTATTCTTTATTTATAAAAAATTCACGAAAAAGATGTTTGTTTATACTGTATTGTCAGTTGTGACAATAGTTCTACTTTTTGGAGCAGTAGGAGATATCAGGGGCGCAGAAAATCCGTATCAATATTTGTTGTCACCACAAGGCCAATTTTTGTCGAGTCTGCCTTCAGGATTTACATGGTTTTATGTCTATGTTACTGCGGGTCTTGCAAATCTTGCCTATAACTTTGCGGATATAGTGCCGGTATACGATTTTACAAGCTTCCAGGATCTTTTCCCCAGTGTTATCCGAAATCTCATTTATAGTGATTTAGGATTCCACGATACCATGGCATTAGTAGATGATAATGCCAACGTTTCAACAATGTTTGAAAAGCTAATGCCCGATCTTGGCATCGCGGGCTCCCTAATTGTGGTTACATGCTTACTTCTGCTTTTCAGTATTGCCTACAAGAATTTGCTAAAGTCATATCGTTTTAGTTTATTTCCTTATGCGATTGCAATGCAGTGCGCAATATTTAGTGGCTTTTATAATTTATTTTTTATTCAGACATATTTCTTACTTTTTATTGTAACTCTTGTTCTTGTGAGAATTAAAATATTTACAGGGAGTCATCCTAATGTTTGA
- a CDS encoding glycosyltransferase, with translation MQYNDKISIVVPAYCEPSKVKRFMDAILNIDYPNNLVELILIDDCSPISLAEIAGSYAEAFKDKINFLFHRNQINSGRAISRNVGISLATNSLIMFIDIDNLLEPNALKKIVSFFHDKSYTAARINIRIDPARLNTSNYLRYFDSRYLGARNMPEGVISTRFFASDGIILTRDIIDTIGGFDETFYHYGCEDEELGIRVSKAKYDFYFLPDARAEDSDTPTLRRASERMVVYASKSFPVLKEKHPECVKDSLFSSYEVMLEDTKLLSKLLIKAIHILPITTTRKILLCLCDKLDSKTIKIPDFVYKVVLALSYIEGGRLRQLRM, from the coding sequence GTGCAGTACAATGATAAGATTTCAATAGTGGTCCCTGCTTACTGTGAACCATCGAAAGTTAAGCGCTTCATGGATGCTATACTGAATATTGATTATCCAAACAACCTTGTCGAATTAATCCTTATTGACGATTGTAGCCCAATTTCACTTGCAGAAATCGCAGGCTCGTATGCGGAAGCGTTTAAAGATAAGATAAATTTTTTATTCCACAGGAACCAAATAAATTCTGGCAGGGCAATTTCCCGTAACGTGGGTATTTCTCTCGCGACAAATTCGTTGATAATGTTTATTGATATCGACAATCTGCTTGAACCTAACGCATTAAAAAAGATCGTTTCGTTTTTCCATGATAAGAGCTATACAGCAGCCAGAATTAACATACGAATCGATCCCGCCAGACTCAACACCAGCAATTACCTCCGCTATTTTGACAGTCGTTATTTGGGGGCGCGTAACATGCCTGAAGGAGTTATAAGCACTCGTTTCTTCGCAAGTGACGGCATTATCCTGACGCGTGATATAATTGACACAATTGGCGGTTTTGATGAAACTTTCTATCATTACGGCTGTGAAGATGAGGAACTTGGCATCCGAGTTTCAAAAGCAAAGTATGACTTTTATTTTTTACCCGATGCAAGAGCAGAAGACAGTGATACCCCAACTTTGCGCAGAGCTTCGGAAAGAATGGTTGTATATGCGTCAAAATCTTTCCCTGTTTTGAAAGAAAAACATCCGGAATGCGTGAAGGACAGTCTCTTTTCATCTTACGAAGTGATGTTGGAAGATACAAAACTCCTTAGTAAACTACTCATAAAGGCTATACATATTCTTCCAATAACAACGACACGAAAAATTCTGCTCTGCTTGTGTGATAAATTAGATTCAAAAACGATTAAAATACCCGATTTTGTATATAAAGTCGTATTGGCACTTTCATATATTGAAGGTGGAAGACTTCGACAGCTGAGGATGTAG
- the wzx gene encoding O45 family O-antigen flippase, which yields MSNFFLSAIKKNVADEDKRKVFVNFFYLSLERITQLVIIIIINRLLINHYNFGDFSSWQYSLVILAIFMTGTWICGAEVVIPKLLDAPSKINSTMSNVILLRLAAGVFVALCMVAWGIFAASGLSRQFIIGLAISVALRETFIVGLTWYQSQARLKLPCLVLMFAAIIKLIVIYIGVRNQLPINYLWVAWVIESLLPCGFIFYTFRKATGFKFVKVDSEIFSYFKIGVAVWFCLIMQQVTMKFDRVYLEGKISGETYSNYAAALQLVDNWYAICILFVQAIAPIFIFKFIDITTIKRKLPFCIFATLSVTCAGALFTTILADMIIHVLYGAKLVYAYSYLKTFVWLTPILAIDQLLSMVLIRMKQLKKLAIKWLIAFCLVVAIVPAIFHYMGVSNIVIGLAVVYAFNIIYSTRCISAVQ from the coding sequence ATGTCTAATTTTTTCTTATCAGCCATTAAAAAAAATGTGGCGGATGAAGATAAAAGAAAAGTCTTTGTGAACTTTTTTTATCTTAGCCTCGAGAGAATCACTCAACTCGTTATCATTATTATTATTAACAGATTATTGATAAATCATTATAATTTTGGTGATTTCAGTAGCTGGCAATATTCTCTCGTTATTCTGGCTATATTCATGACAGGCACATGGATCTGTGGGGCTGAGGTGGTTATTCCTAAATTGCTGGATGCACCATCAAAAATAAACTCCACTATGAGCAACGTGATTTTATTGCGTCTAGCGGCAGGAGTTTTCGTTGCATTGTGCATGGTGGCATGGGGAATCTTTGCTGCCAGTGGACTGTCCAGACAGTTCATTATTGGTTTGGCCATATCTGTTGCATTACGAGAAACTTTTATTGTAGGTTTAACATGGTACCAAAGCCAGGCTCGTCTCAAGTTACCTTGCCTCGTGCTGATGTTCGCTGCAATAATTAAACTCATTGTCATTTATATTGGTGTAAGGAATCAATTGCCAATAAATTATCTTTGGGTGGCATGGGTTATAGAATCACTTTTACCTTGTGGCTTTATCTTTTATACTTTCAGAAAAGCTACAGGATTTAAATTCGTGAAGGTTGATTCTGAGATTTTTTCGTATTTTAAGATTGGTGTCGCCGTATGGTTTTGTTTGATTATGCAGCAGGTCACCATGAAATTTGATCGAGTATATCTCGAAGGAAAAATTTCTGGAGAAACGTATTCGAACTATGCAGCAGCACTTCAGTTAGTCGATAACTGGTATGCAATATGTATTCTGTTTGTTCAGGCAATCGCACCAATTTTTATATTTAAATTTATTGATATTACAACAATAAAAAGAAAATTGCCGTTCTGTATTTTCGCTACGCTTTCAGTAACCTGTGCTGGCGCACTGTTTACAACAATTCTTGCCGACATGATTATTCACGTCCTTTATGGTGCAAAACTCGTTTACGCATATAGTTATTTAAAAACATTTGTCTGGTTAACACCAATATTAGCTATAGATCAGTTGCTCAGTATGGTTCTAATTAGAATGAAGCAGTTAAAAAAATTAGCTATTAAGTGGTTAATAGCCTTCTGCCTGGTAGTGGCTATTGTTCCTGCCATTTTCCATTATATGGGGGTGAGTAACATCGTCATCGGTTTAGCAGTAGTCTACGCCTTTAATATAATTTATTCTACGAGGTGCATTAGTGCAGTACAATGA
- a CDS encoding NAD-dependent epimerase/dehydratase family protein, translating to MKAHYTVIGGRGFIGSEIVENLLAKGEKVEVPPRDDETLFDRDLGIVIYAAGNGDCANTPFDVYKSNTELLASILERAEFSKLIYISSTRVYMEQDSASENDNLTVCSSDNRRLFNLTKLVSEELCLKSSRDTIIVRPSNVYGLALKSKLFLPSIIRNAISNKHIDMYVAPAYAKDYVSVTDVAEMIYLISRKNEHQIYNIASGVNTKASDIADLIASKTGCTIKWHEGFKGEYFPPTDNTRTINEFGHVYKNVLSDIEIMIDNFKKNMTDV from the coding sequence ATGAAAGCACATTATACAGTGATCGGTGGACGTGGTTTCATTGGTAGTGAAATCGTGGAAAACCTTCTGGCTAAGGGGGAAAAAGTTGAAGTCCCGCCACGCGATGATGAGACTCTTTTTGATAGAGATCTGGGCATTGTCATCTATGCTGCTGGCAATGGTGATTGTGCAAACACACCATTTGATGTATATAAATCAAACACCGAGTTGCTGGCATCAATTTTGGAACGCGCTGAGTTCTCGAAATTAATCTATATTTCATCAACGCGCGTATATATGGAACAAGATAGCGCGTCGGAAAATGATAATCTTACGGTATGCAGCAGCGATAACCGAAGACTTTTTAACCTTACTAAACTGGTAAGTGAAGAGTTATGCCTTAAAAGCAGCCGAGATACGATTATTGTCAGACCTAGTAACGTTTACGGTTTGGCGTTAAAAAGTAAGTTATTCCTGCCAAGCATAATAAGAAATGCAATTTCGAATAAACATATTGATATGTATGTTGCGCCTGCATATGCAAAAGATTATGTTTCAGTTACGGATGTTGCAGAAATGATTTACCTCATCAGCCGTAAGAATGAACATCAGATCTATAACATTGCTTCTGGTGTAAATACCAAAGCATCTGATATTGCAGATTTAATTGCAAGTAAAACTGGCTGTACGATCAAATGGCATGAAGGTTTCAAAGGTGAGTATTTCCCTCCTACGGATAATACCAGAACTATAAATGAGTTCGGCCATGTCTATAAAAATGTATTGTCTGATATAGAAATTATGATCGATAACTTTAAAAAGAATATGACAGATGTCTAA
- the rfbC gene encoding dTDP-4-dehydrorhamnose 3,5-epimerase: MNVIQTPLKDCVIIEPKVFGDSRGFFLEAWHKEKYEDAGIKGTFVQDNRSRSSRNVLRGLHFQKTKPQGKLVSVISGEVYDVAVDLRQDSDTFGQYVGVLLSGEKNNQLYVPPGFAHGFCVLSDYADFHYKCTDFYDPKDEGGIIWNDPDIAIDWPITSPLLSEKDIKLITLAEYKKTL, encoded by the coding sequence ATGAACGTAATTCAAACACCTTTAAAAGATTGTGTGATCATTGAGCCTAAGGTTTTTGGTGATTCTCGCGGTTTTTTTCTTGAAGCCTGGCATAAAGAAAAATATGAAGATGCAGGAATTAAAGGTACTTTTGTACAGGATAATCGCTCACGTTCGAGTCGAAATGTTCTACGTGGACTGCATTTCCAGAAAACGAAGCCTCAGGGTAAATTAGTTAGCGTAATCAGCGGTGAAGTTTATGATGTTGCAGTGGATCTTCGCCAAGATTCTGATACGTTTGGCCAATATGTTGGTGTACTTCTTTCAGGCGAGAAGAATAACCAGTTGTACGTTCCTCCTGGGTTTGCCCATGGATTCTGCGTATTAAGCGATTATGCCGATTTCCACTATAAGTGTACTGATTTTTACGATCCAAAGGATGAAGGTGGGATTATCTGGAATGATCCGGATATTGCCATTGACTGGCCGATAACATCACCACTCCTCTCTGAAAAAGACATCAAATTAATTACACTCGCTGAGTATAAGAAAACGTTATGA
- a CDS encoding nucleoside-diphosphate sugar epimerase/dehydratase — protein MLTYLISLPRPIKRIITLSIDVVLLTCAFWFAFWVRIDSMTPLTSVSHWLLLTSIIVITLAIFVKLGLYRAVIRYITAKILLVVSLGMLISSLLLIIAAFYTNLYLPRTIPFIYFSFGVLLVAGSRLGMRMLVNRGLKLGTRVIIYGAGASGRQLLPALSQMDEYYPVAFVDDNRSLQGQVIHGVSVFSPEKLAWLIEKYEAKKILLAMPSASRARKNEVISTLEGLPCEVLSIPGMVDLVEGKARIDALRKVVITDLLGRDPVSPIPELVSKNILDKTVMVTGAGGSIGSELCRQIIKNKPSQLILFELSEYSLYSIDSELRNLILTQSLNTKIYPILGNVQDMEHLERLIKAFNVETIYHAAAYKHVPLVEFNVIDGVRNNIFGTLCCAQAAENCGVESFVLISTDKAVRPTNTMGATKRMAELILQALASESSKTCFSMVRFGNVLGSSGSVVPLFEKQIAAGGPVTLTHPDITRYFMTIPEAAQLVIQAGAMGSGGDVFVLDMGDPVKIIDLAHRMIALQGLSVRDDKNPYGDIAIKTTGLRPGEKLYEELLIGDNVSITQHPRIKTANEVMLPWSEMKNILAELDISCRNFDYERVRKILLNAPTAFNPTDDICDLLWKENNS, from the coding sequence ATGCTAACTTATTTAATTTCTTTGCCAAGACCAATAAAACGGATTATTACACTCTCCATTGATGTTGTTTTGTTAACGTGTGCATTTTGGTTTGCATTTTGGGTTCGTATTGATTCTATGACACCGTTAACTAGCGTATCCCACTGGTTACTGCTCACATCAATAATAGTAATTACTCTTGCCATCTTTGTAAAACTTGGACTTTATAGAGCTGTAATACGTTACATAACCGCGAAAATACTGCTTGTTGTTTCTCTTGGAATGCTAATTTCGTCGTTACTCCTGATTATTGCCGCTTTTTACACAAACCTCTATCTTCCAAGAACCATCCCCTTTATTTATTTCTCGTTCGGGGTATTGCTTGTGGCGGGCTCGCGCCTTGGAATGAGAATGCTAGTTAATCGTGGCTTAAAATTGGGAACCCGCGTCATCATATATGGGGCCGGAGCTTCAGGACGACAGTTACTTCCCGCGTTGAGTCAGATGGATGAATACTATCCCGTTGCGTTTGTTGACGACAATCGCTCATTACAGGGGCAGGTTATCCATGGTGTAAGTGTGTTTTCGCCAGAAAAATTGGCATGGCTAATCGAGAAGTATGAGGCTAAGAAAATTCTGCTGGCGATGCCAAGTGCCAGCCGTGCGAGAAAAAATGAGGTGATTTCTACCCTCGAAGGACTACCTTGTGAGGTGCTTTCGATTCCGGGAATGGTTGACTTGGTTGAAGGAAAAGCGAGAATCGATGCTTTACGTAAAGTAGTAATTACCGATCTGTTAGGTCGCGACCCTGTTTCACCGATCCCTGAATTAGTCTCAAAGAATATTCTTGATAAAACGGTCATGGTCACTGGCGCAGGAGGGTCTATTGGTTCTGAACTATGCCGACAAATAATCAAAAATAAACCTTCACAACTAATTCTTTTCGAGTTATCAGAATACTCACTTTATTCTATCGATTCTGAGCTAAGAAATTTAATTCTGACACAATCCTTGAATACTAAGATTTACCCAATTTTAGGTAACGTTCAGGATATGGAACATCTTGAAAGGCTAATCAAGGCATTTAACGTTGAGACTATATACCATGCGGCAGCCTATAAGCATGTTCCGCTAGTTGAATTCAATGTTATTGACGGTGTCCGTAACAATATCTTTGGAACTTTGTGCTGCGCTCAAGCTGCCGAAAATTGTGGCGTCGAAAGTTTTGTTCTTATCTCTACAGATAAAGCTGTGCGGCCAACAAACACAATGGGTGCAACAAAGCGTATGGCGGAGCTGATTCTGCAGGCCCTGGCATCAGAATCGAGTAAAACCTGCTTCAGCATGGTCCGGTTCGGGAATGTGTTAGGTTCGTCCGGTTCGGTTGTCCCCCTATTTGAAAAACAAATCGCTGCTGGTGGTCCGGTAACATTAACGCACCCTGATATCACCCGTTATTTCATGACCATTCCTGAAGCAGCGCAGCTTGTGATCCAGGCTGGAGCAATGGGTAGTGGGGGAGATGTTTTTGTGCTGGATATGGGCGACCCGGTTAAAATTATTGATCTCGCCCACCGCATGATTGCCTTGCAGGGACTTTCCGTCCGTGATGATAAAAATCCTTATGGTGATATTGCTATCAAAACGACGGGACTGCGGCCTGGTGAGAAGCTTTATGAAGAGCTTTTAATAGGCGATAACGTCTCTATAACACAACATCCACGAATTAAAACGGCTAATGAAGTCATGCTTCCGTGGAGTGAAATGAAAAATATTCTTGCAGAATTGGATATCTCATGTCGCAACTTTGATTATGAACGGGTGCGCAAAATATTGCTAAATGCACCTACTGCATTTAATCCTACTGATGACATCTGTGACTTACTCTGGAAAGAAAACAACAGTTAA
- a CDS encoding PglD-related sugar-binding protein: MNDLIIIGAGGHGRTLYETARLLGYEKIVFLDDNESCLNTSEIHVIGKTSDLNLYADTAKHIAIGIGNNKLREVFHHQLQSLSITPTTLVHPFAFVSPSATLGSGSVVLAGAVIGANSTLGAGTIVNSHSTVDHDSTLGDFAHLGVGVHLAGGANIGRSAFLQAGTVGGYSATVDEHAICPPGTIL; this comes from the coding sequence ATGAATGATCTGATCATTATAGGAGCTGGAGGGCATGGACGTACGCTGTACGAAACTGCTAGACTTTTGGGATATGAAAAGATTGTATTCCTCGATGATAATGAATCGTGCTTAAATACTTCAGAGATTCATGTTATTGGGAAAACATCAGATCTTAATCTCTATGCGGACACTGCCAAACATATTGCTATAGGCATTGGCAATAATAAGCTAAGAGAAGTATTCCACCATCAGCTTCAAAGTTTAAGTATTACTCCTACAACGCTGGTACACCCCTTTGCATTTGTGAGTCCGTCCGCTACCTTGGGGAGCGGGAGCGTAGTTTTAGCCGGTGCAGTTATTGGCGCAAACTCAACCTTAGGGGCAGGTACGATAGTTAATAGTCATTCGACGGTGGATCATGATTCGACTCTTGGTGATTTTGCCCACTTAGGGGTTGGCGTGCATCTTGCCGGTGGTGCGAATATTGGGAGATCGGCTTTTCTGCAAGCGGGAACAGTGGGTGGATATAGTGCAACAGTGGATGAGCATGCCATATGCCCTCCCGGTACTATTTTATAA
- a CDS encoding MraY family glycosyltransferase, giving the protein MLYLGIVVFAFFISCAMTWGLRLYAIKNNVIDQPNQRSSHSVPTPRGGGVAIVLTLLAALLWLVLTKHISYETFLGFFVPGLLIAVIGFLDDHGHIAARWRLLMHFLAAAIGLYFLGTFPDIDIFGYVVSLSWFGIIIGSVYLVWMLNLYNFMDGINGLASSQAITFSLCSVVIITLSQNAGSPDAMTMIALALAGAAAGFIVWNFPVARIFMGDAGSGFLGITIGLMILYFAKLDSHVLFAELCLLGIFIVDATTTLLRRLLAGKKVYEAHASHCYQILARKYKSHVPVTLAAIAINIVWLFPIAYLIVSAKIDGIVGIIIAWLPLIFIAFKCGAGVKDKENA; this is encoded by the coding sequence ATGTTGTATCTGGGGATTGTCGTTTTTGCATTCTTTATCTCATGCGCGATGACCTGGGGTTTAAGGTTGTACGCCATCAAGAATAATGTGATTGATCAGCCAAACCAAAGAAGCTCACATAGTGTGCCGACGCCGCGCGGTGGAGGGGTTGCTATAGTATTAACATTATTAGCTGCATTACTATGGTTGGTACTGACAAAACATATCTCTTATGAGACATTTTTAGGCTTCTTCGTGCCGGGCTTATTGATTGCGGTTATCGGTTTTCTCGATGATCATGGACACATTGCTGCGCGCTGGCGTTTGCTGATGCATTTCTTAGCAGCAGCAATAGGTCTCTATTTCTTAGGAACGTTTCCGGATATTGATATATTTGGCTATGTCGTATCTTTGTCATGGTTTGGAATAATCATAGGAAGCGTCTATCTTGTGTGGATGTTGAATCTATATAACTTTATGGATGGCATTAATGGTCTTGCAAGCTCTCAAGCCATTACTTTTTCTCTGTGCAGTGTCGTTATAATAACGCTTAGCCAAAACGCTGGTTCTCCTGATGCGATGACGATGATTGCACTGGCTCTCGCTGGGGCTGCCGCAGGATTCATTGTGTGGAACTTCCCTGTGGCAAGGATCTTCATGGGGGATGCTGGAAGTGGTTTTTTAGGTATTACTATTGGCCTGATGATTCTTTATTTTGCAAAGCTAGATTCACATGTCTTGTTCGCTGAACTTTGTCTGCTTGGCATTTTTATTGTGGATGCAACTACTACCTTGCTTAGAAGATTACTGGCTGGTAAAAAAGTTTATGAAGCACATGCAAGCCATTGCTATCAAATTCTTGCCCGCAAATATAAGAGCCATGTTCCGGTAACATTGGCGGCGATTGCAATAAATATTGTGTGGTTGTTCCCAATTGCATACTTAATCGTTTCTGCAAAAATTGATGGAATTGTTGGCATCATCATCGCGTGGCTACCATTGATATTTATCGCTTTCAAATGTGGGGCTGGAGTCAAAGACAAAGAGAATGCATAA
- a CDS encoding NAD-dependent epimerase/dehydratase family protein has translation MKILVTGGTGFLGTALVKTLRSAGHQVIFTTRREENIEQGMYNLGDISAQTNWTTLLQGCDTVIHTAGRAHILKDDAEDALTEFRRVNHDATMKLANDAANCGVKHFIFVSSIGVNGNSTSGIPFSESTPARPTSDYAISKLEAEESLLKAFSGSNMAITIVRPALICGPNAPGNIQRLLKLVSKNLPLPFKSVKNKRALVSLDNVVSFISECTTNEKSKNELYLLADQEHPSTEEMITAFSTGMGMTARIVYFPRALLKIFLSAMRKKSIYDQLYGDLEVDSTKSREQLQWTPPVTLQETMVKTAKNFIEGKK, from the coding sequence ATGAAAATTTTAGTGACTGGGGGAACTGGATTTCTCGGTACTGCTTTAGTCAAAACGTTAAGATCAGCAGGTCACCAGGTAATTTTCACTACGCGTCGAGAAGAAAATATTGAACAGGGAATGTATAATCTTGGCGATATTTCGGCTCAAACGAATTGGACTACGCTTTTACAAGGTTGTGATACTGTCATTCATACCGCAGGAAGAGCTCATATCCTTAAAGATGATGCTGAAGATGCGCTGACAGAATTTCGTCGTGTCAACCATGATGCGACAATGAAATTAGCTAATGACGCTGCAAACTGTGGCGTAAAACATTTCATCTTCGTCAGTTCAATTGGAGTAAATGGTAATTCCACATCGGGAATCCCTTTCAGTGAATCGACACCTGCCAGACCAACGTCAGATTATGCTATTTCCAAGCTGGAAGCCGAGGAAAGCCTTCTCAAGGCATTTTCAGGTAGTAATATGGCAATAACAATCGTTCGTCCGGCTTTAATCTGTGGGCCAAATGCTCCGGGTAATATTCAACGCTTATTAAAGTTAGTGTCTAAAAACCTGCCTCTGCCTTTTAAGTCAGTAAAAAATAAGCGCGCCCTTGTTTCACTGGACAATGTTGTGAGCTTTATAAGCGAATGTACAACAAATGAAAAGTCAAAAAATGAACTTTATCTTTTGGCTGACCAGGAGCATCCTTCAACTGAAGAAATGATTACGGCATTTTCTACCGGGATGGGCATGACAGCGCGGATTGTTTATTTCCCTCGGGCATTACTTAAAATTTTTCTTTCAGCAATGAGGAAAAAAAGTATATATGACCAACTGTATGGCGATCTGGAAGTCGACTCAACGAAATCAAGGGAACAGCTTCAATGGACTCCACCCGTTACGTTGCAGGAAACGATGGTAAAAACAGCGAAGAATTTTATTGAAGGTAAAAAATAA